DNA sequence from the Streptomyces tsukubensis genome:
GGACGGCGGGCCGCGCGCCGTGCGGGTACGGACCCGGACCGGTGAACCGGGGGTCGTTCTGGTGCCCCGCCGGACGGCGCGGTCCCCGGGGACACCTGGGTGGTGCTGCGGCACCGCGAACCGGGGGCGCTGGCCGTGTTTCCCTGGGCGGCGCTGGAGTCGGCACCCCCGTCGTGTCCGCCCGTGGCACCGCGGTACGGGCTGCCGCTGCCGGACGACGGGCACGGCGATGCGTACGACCCGGTCTCGGGGCTGCTGTTCGCGGCCACCGGGGAGGGCGTGCACCGGGCGCGCCGGGCGGGCGACGCCCTGGTTCCCGAGGCGCCGCTCCCCTGGGGCGGTGAGGGCCGCGGCTACTACCTGCGGCTGGACCCGGTGCGGCGGACCCTGTGGTCGACGGTACGGGGCGGGCCCGGTGATCCCGGGCGGTGGCCCGAGTGGACCAACTGCGCCTGGTGGTACGGACCGGACTCGGGCCGTAGCGGCCGGACCCCGCTCGGTCCGGGCCTGGTGTTCCGCTTCGCCGTCGCCGCCCGGTATCTCGCGTTCGCCCGGATCCACCCGGACGGCGACGAGCTGATCGTGCTCCGCCCGGACACCGGCCGCATCACCGCCCGCGTCCCGCTCCCCCCGATGTCCGGTGCCCCGCGCCCGGGTTCGGCCCCCTGGGACGGGGTGCAGCGGCGGGCCGTGGCCGCTTCACCGGGCCACGATCTGATCGCCGTCTCCCGGGGCGGCCACGGGGAGGTCCATCTGATCGACGCGGCCGCGGGCGCTGTCGTCCGCACCCTGACCGTCCCCGGTGCGCTGGACGAGGGCGGGCTGCTCGCCCTGACCGCCCCCGGCGACGGCGCCGAAGGGGATCCGGTGGGCCGCTGAGCCGGACGCGCGGTGCCGGGGCCGGGCTACCTCAGTCCGAGGCAGGTCAGCCAGGACCGCGACGCTCCGTGGCCCGCGGTCAGCAGGGCGGCCAGAACCCCCGTCGTACCGCCGAGGAGTCCGGGGTGCCAGGTCGGCTCGTCGAGTTCGGGGAGCCGTGCCTCCAGATGGCGCAGCAGCTCCGTCCGGAGGCCTGCGGCGGCGGGGAGGCGGGCGTGCCGGGCGAAGGCATCGGCCACGGCGAGCACACCGGCCGCGCCGTGGCAGATCCCGAGGCGGTCGGCGGGCAGCTCGCCGTAGAGGTGGTAGTCCGGGTCGTAGGCGTCGGCAAGGGTGGTAAAGGCGGTCGCCGCCCAGGCGGCGGTCCGCTCGTCGCCGAGGGCGTCGGCGGCGTCCCACAGGGCCCAGGTGACACCGGGGTTGCCGTAGCACCAGGCCTGCCGGGGCCAGGGGCCGGGCGCGGGCGGGGTGCCGTCGTGTCCGGCCGCGGCCCAGCTCCGGACCGAGCGGTCGTCGGTGAACGACTGCCGGACCAGCCAGTCGACGGTACGGCGCAGGGCGCGGACGAGCCGCGGTTCGGGGCCGGTCCGGCGGACGGCGGCGGTCAGGGCCGTCGTCAGCCCGGCGACGCCGTGCCCCGTACCGGTGTTGATCCGGCCGTGCAGCCAGTGCAGGTCGGGGTCGTTCTCGTAGGGGCCGGTACGGAGCCGGGGCAGGGCGGCGGAGTCGCAGAGCTCCACGAGGTGGTCGACGAGCGGGGCCGCCTGGGCGGGTACTGGCGAGGTGGCGTACAGGGCGAGCAGGGTTCCCGAAGGGCCGCTGATCAGGTCGTAGTCCGGGAGGGCGACCTGCTCCGTACGCCAGGGGCGCTGTCCT
Encoded proteins:
- a CDS encoding lanthionine synthetase LanC family protein translates to MPPRLPTPPDFRQPLGRAVGILHGFTAGSAVACDPGVPVLAALVAATDSGSGSGSAASAARRAVAAWVTTVGRGPGHHALYNSGLAGTLVGLHHAAALHPPLLRLADRLRGHLLTTAGQRPWRTEQVALPDYDLISGPSGTLLALYATSPVPAQAAPLVDHLVELCDSAALPRLRTGPYENDPDLHWLHGRINTGTGHGVAGLTTALTAAVRRTGPEPRLVRALRRTVDWLVRQSFTDDRSVRSWAAAGHDGTPPAPGPWPRQAWCYGNPGVTWALWDAADALGDERTAAWAATAFTTLADAYDPDYHLYGELPADRLGICHGAAGVLAVADAFARHARLPAAAGLRTELLRHLEARLPELDEPTWHPGLLGGTTGVLAALLTAGHGASRSWLTCLGLR